GACCTCGACCGGCCCGGCCGGTCCGTCGTACACCGCGGTCTGCGAGCCGGACGGCACGTTGCGCCACCCGGACGGGAGCGAGCGCAGCACGGCGGCCGAGGCGCGGCGCGCGGCGGACTCGGCGAGCGCGGCGGCGAGGCAGGAGACCCGTACCGCGTCCACAGAGGACAGCAGCGGCGCGAAGACCTCCTGGTGCCGGTCGAGGAAGCCGGTGTCGATGTCACCCGACTGGAACGTGGGGTGGCGCAGCACGCGTACCAGCAGGTCGCGGTTTGTCACCACGCCGTGGATGCGGGAGCGGGTGAGGGCCGACGCGAGCAGCCGGGCCGCCTCGTGGCGCGTGGGCGCCCAGGCGATCAGCTTGGCCAGCATCGAGTCGTAGTGGACGCCGACCACCGAGCCGTCCCGTACCCCGGAGTCGAGCCGCAGCCCCGGCTGCACCAGCGGGCGGAACTCGGCCGCCACCTCCGGCACGCGCAGGCGGTGCAGGGTGCCCGTGGAGGGAAGCCAGGCGTAGGCGGGGTCTTCGGCGCAGAGCCGTACCTCGATCGCGTGGCCCCGGATCGGCGCCGCGCCGCCCATCGGCAGCGGCAGGCCCTCGGCGACGAGCAGCTGGAGCTGCACCAGGTCGAAGCCGGAGACGCACTCGGTGACCGCGTGCTCCACCTGGAGGCGGGTGTTCATCTCCAGGAAGTAGAACTCGCCGGTCGGCGCGAGCAGGAACTCGACGGTGCCGGCCCCCACGTACCCCACCGCGCGGGCGGCCGACACGGCGGCGGCGCACAGCTCCTCGCGCATCGCGGGCGTGACGGCCGGCGACGGCGTCTCCTCGATGATCTTCTGGTGCCGCCGCTGGATCGAGCACTCCCGCTCGCCGAACGGGATGATGTTGCCGTGCGTGTCCGCGAAGATCTGCACCTCGACGTGGCGTGAGCGGTCCACGTACCGCTCCAGGAAGACGGTCCCGTCGCCGAACGCGCTGGCCGCCTCCCGCCGCGCCGACGCGACCGCGTCGCCCAGCGACTCGGCGTCGCGCACGATCCGCATGCCCCGGCCGCCGCCGCCCGCGGACGCCTTGACCAGCACCGGAAACTCGGTGACCTGGTCGGGGTCGAGGTAGGTGGGGAGCATCGGGACGCCGGCGTCGGCGAGCAACGTCTTGGCCTCGATCTTCGAGCCCATCACCTTGATGACCTTGGCTGGCGGGCCGACCCAGGTTAGGCCCGCGTCGGCCACGGCCGCCGCGAACTCCGCGTTCTCCGCGAGAAACCCATAGCCCGGGTGTACCGCGTCCGCGCCGGTCTTGCGCGCCGCCGCCACGAGCAGATCGCCGCGCAGGTACGTGGCCGTGGGCGCGTTGCCCGGCAGGTGCACGGCGTAGTCCGCCTCGGCCACGTGCGGCGAGTCGGCGTCACCGTCGGAGTAGACGGCGACCGTCTCGATGCCGATCAGCCGGCAGGTCGCGAAGATGCGCCGCGCGATCTCGCCGCGGTTGGCGACCAACAGTCGTCGAATCACGGGCACCTCACATCCGGAAGACGCCGAAGCCTTCGGCGCCCTTGATCGGTCCACTGTGGATCGCGGAGAGGCTGAGCCCCAGCACGGTCCGGGTGTCGCGCGGGTCGATCACGCCGTCGTCGTACAGCCGGCCGGAGAGGAACAGCGCGGCCGACTCCGACTCGATCTGCCGCTCGGCCATCATGCGCATGGCCTTGTCGGAGTCCTCGTCGTACGGCTGTCCCTTCGCCTCGGCCGCCTGCCGCGCCACGATCGACAGCACGCCGGCGAGCTGCGCCGGGCCCATCACGGCGGACTTGGCGTTCGGCCAGCTGAAGAGGAAGCGCGGCTCGTACGCCCGGCCGCACATGCCGTAGTTGCCGGCGCCGTACGAGGCGCCGAGGTTGACGGTCACGTGCGGGACGGTCGAGTTGGCGACCGCGTTGATCATCAGGGCGCCGTGCTTGATGATGCCGCGCTGCTCGTACTCCGTACCGACCATGTAGCCGGTCGTGTTCTGCAGGAACAGCAGCGGAGTGTCGGAGGCGTTGGCGAGCTGGATGAACTGCGCCGCCTTCTGCGCCTCGTCGGAGAAGAGCACGCCGCGCGCGTTGGCGAGTACGCCGACGGGGTAGCCGTGCAGGTCACCCCAACCGGTGACGAGCGCCGTGCCGTACGCCGGCTTGAACTCGTCGAACTCGCTGCCGTCGAGCACCCGGGCGAGCACCTCGCGCGGGTCGAAGGGCACCTTGAGGTCGGCGCTGGCCACCGCGAGGAGGTCGTCGACGTCGTGTTTCGGCGGCGTAGCGATCCGCGGGGCGGGTCCGGCCTTGCGCCAGTTCAGCCGCCGGACACACTGGCGGGCCAGGCGGATGCCGTCGCGCTCGTCCTCGGCCACGAAGTCGGCGAGGCCGGAACGGGTCGCGTGCATCGCCGCGCCGCCCAGCGACTCGTCATCGGTGATCTCGCCGGTGGCCAT
The window above is part of the Phytohabitans houttuyneae genome. Proteins encoded here:
- a CDS encoding ATP-binding protein, coding for MIRRLLVANRGEIARRIFATCRLIGIETVAVYSDGDADSPHVAEADYAVHLPGNAPTATYLRGDLLVAAARKTGADAVHPGYGFLAENAEFAAAVADAGLTWVGPPAKVIKVMGSKIEAKTLLADAGVPMLPTYLDPDQVTEFPVLVKASAGGGGRGMRIVRDAESLGDAVASARREAASAFGDGTVFLERYVDRSRHVEVQIFADTHGNIIPFGERECSIQRRHQKIIEETPSPAVTPAMREELCAAAVSAARAVGYVGAGTVEFLLAPTGEFYFLEMNTRLQVEHAVTECVSGFDLVQLQLLVAEGLPLPMGGAAPIRGHAIEVRLCAEDPAYAWLPSTGTLHRLRVPEVAAEFRPLVQPGLRLDSGVRDGSVVGVHYDSMLAKLIAWAPTRHEAARLLASALTRSRIHGVVTNRDLLVRVLRHPTFQSGDIDTGFLDRHQEVFAPLLSSVDAVRVSCLAAALAESAARRASAAVLRSLPSGWRNVPSGSQTAVYDGPAGPVEVGYRLDRTGELANWWVRAVDPEELDLAGLGHPPVTDDHPPVALVSATPDRVILDVNGIRLSLDVDRVGNVSYVDSAEGSVALTELPRFPLPEPELAEGSLVAPLPGAVSRVLVTPGQRVGAGELLMTLEAMKLEHPVHAPAAGVVASVPVSAGAQVDTGAVLAVLTPE
- a CDS encoding acyl-CoA carboxylase subunit beta, which translates into the protein MAVLDTAIDPRNPSYLENRSAMLERLAELDAALEAARGGGGEKYVTRHHARGKLLPRERIELLLDQDAPFLELSPVAAWGTDFPTGASVVTGIGVVEGVECVIIANDPTVRGGAVNPYTLKKTRRAGEIALANRLPMINLVESGGADLPSQAEIFIPGGQVFRDLTRLSAARIPTLSVVFGNATAGGAYVPGMSDYTIMVRNQAKVFLAGPPLVRMATGEITDDESLGGAAMHATRSGLADFVAEDERDGIRLARQCVRRLNWRKAGPAPRIATPPKHDVDDLLAVASADLKVPFDPREVLARVLDGSEFDEFKPAYGTALVTGWGDLHGYPVGVLANARGVLFSDEAQKAAQFIQLANASDTPLLFLQNTTGYMVGTEYEQRGIIKHGALMINAVANSTVPHVTVNLGASYGAGNYGMCGRAYEPRFLFSWPNAKSAVMGPAQLAGVLSIVARQAAEAKGQPYDEDSDKAMRMMAERQIESESAALFLSGRLYDDGVIDPRDTRTVLGLSLSAIHSGPIKGAEGFGVFRM